The following proteins are co-located in the Agelaius phoeniceus isolate bAgePho1 chromosome 36, bAgePho1.hap1, whole genome shotgun sequence genome:
- the OPA3 gene encoding optic atrophy 3 protein yields the protein MVAGAFPLAKLLTLGARQLSRPLAARIKAGARASPFFRTYICLPPAQLYHWVEMRTKMRLLGFRGASVKPLNEEAAAELGAELLGEALVFGVGGLCLYLEYLRQAGQGRRREEHLDRALQELREHLDELRRELEALRGRGGAGLHQGGAGLEQGGEGHTQGGAGHNQGDAQGGHAQGGHAQGGVGHNQGQAQGGAGHGLGRDGHAQGTSGHAQGGAGHAHGSSGHTHESSGHAQGGAGHAHGSSGHAQNGVGHSNGSSGHAPTKAVNGAAGSGHAPTGSGHAPAVIGHTSAVTGHAPAVTGHAPPH from the exons ATGGTGGCGGGCGCGTTCCCGCTGGCCAAGCTGCTGACGCTGGGCGCGCGCCAGCTCAGCCGCCCCCTGGCCGCGCGCATCAAGGCGGGGGCGCGCGCGTCGCCCTTCTTCCGCACCTACATCTGCCTGCCCCCCGCGCAGC tttaccACTGGGTGGAGATGCGGACCAAGATGCGGCTCCTGGGCTTCCGGGGGGCCTCGGTGAAGCCCCTGAACGAGGAGGCGGCGGCCGAGCTGGGGGcggagctgctgggggaggcGCTGGTGTTCGGCGTGGGCGGGCTCTGCCTCTACCTGGAGTACCTGCGGCAGGCGGGGCAGGGCCGGCGGCGCGAGGAGCACCTGGACCgggccctgcaggagctccgGGAGCACCTGGACGAGCTCCGGAGGGAGCTGGAGGCGCTCcgggggcggggaggggcggggcttCACCAGGGAGGGGCGGGGCTTGAGCAGGGTGGAGAGGGACACACCCAGGGAGGGGCGGGGCATaaccagggagatgcccagggTGGACACGCCCAGGGTGGACACGCCCAGGGAGGGGTGGGGCATAACCAGGGACAAGCCCAGGGAGGGGCGGGGCATGGCCTGGGAAGGGATGGACACGCCCAGGGAACCTCAGGTCACGCCCAGGGTGGAGCTGGACACGCCCATGGAAGCTCAGGCCACACCCATGAAAGCTCAGGCCACGCCCAGGGTGGAGCTGGACACGCCCATGGAAGCTCAGGCCACGCCCAGAATGGGGTTGGACACTCCAATGGAAGCTCAGGCCACGCCCCCACCAAAGCTGTGAATGGCGCTGCTGGATCTGGACACGCCCCCACCGGATCTGGACACGCCCCTGCTGTGATAGGCCACACCTCTGCTGTGACAGGCCACGCCCCTGCTGTGACAGGCCACGCCCCCCCTCATTAA
- the LOC129134608 gene encoding putative lipid scramblase CLPTM1, translating to MAFRYLSWILFPLLGCYAVYSLLYLEHKGWYSWVLSMLYGFLLTFGFITMTPQLFINYKLQSVAHLPWRMLTYKALNTFIDDLFAFVIKMPMMYRIGCLRDDVVFFIYLYQRWIYRVDPTRVNEFGGTGEAPPGRPSPPAPPPGAPEDKKKRLKNNKKKLKYKKI from the exons ATGGCGTTCCGGTACCTGTCGTGGATCCTGTTCCCGCTGCTGGGCTGCTACGCCGTGTACAGCCTGCTGTACCTGGAGCACAAGGGCTGGTACTCCTGGGTGCTCAGCATGCTCTACGGCTTCCTGCTCACCTTCG GGTTCATCACGATGACCCCGCAGCTGTTCATCAATTACAAGCTGCAGTCGGTGGCGCACCTGCCCTGGCGCATGCTCACCTACAAGGCCCTCAACACCTTCATCGACGACCTCTTCGCCTTCGTCATCAAGATGCCCATGATGTACAGGATAGGCTGCCTGAGGGATG acgTGGTGTTCTTCATTTACCTGTACCAGCGCTGGATTTACCGCGTGGACCCCACGCGCGTCAACGAATTCGGGGGCACCGGGGAAGCCCCCCCgggccgcccctcccccccggCGCCGCCCCCCGGCGCCCCCGAGGACAAAAAAAAAcgattaaaaaataacaaaaaaaaattaaaatataaaaaaatataa
- the LOC129134175 gene encoding reticulon-4-like, giving the protein MRDREPGPGSDTGNREGPGMGDRGLGTEEAPSTASTTPDSTEGRAPPGPPLPPRAHLLLHRLRGGRGEGRPPPPPSEGSRPSPTPEPRWGRGVRGPDPSPLQKAPGDPPPKKRSGGSPNPPLPHPQNGGGPRRGRGGRGEEEEEEEEEEEETPGRKASPAPLPSPPPGGAPAEPPRASAPPPPPADQSASAAGADGQVWELLYWRVPHRSALALLVSLVLLGSLSRFSAVAVVAHAALAVLAVTVPLRLRQVALRALRPSTTESPARRTEPLSEEQQQRWARCLARHTVAAARTLTRLFLVHSVPESLKFAFLFYLLTYVGAACNGVTLLAAGVISAFTFPMLYRRHQAQIDQHLSLARSHLSHLRARVLAKLPSAKVKPQ; this is encoded by the exons ATGAGGGACCGGGAACCGGGACCGGGGAGCGACACCGGGAACCGGGAGGGGCCGGGGATGGGAGATCGGGGACTGGGGACCG AGGAGGCTCCGTCCACGGCCTCCACCACACCGGACTCCACCGAGG gaagGGCCCCCCCGGGACCGCCCCTCCCCCCACGAGCTCACCTTCTCCTACATCGCCTtcggggggggcggggggaggggcgacccccaccccccccctcGGAGGGGTCGCGCCCCTCCCCCACGCCTGAGCCCCGCTGGGGGAGGGGCGTTCGGGGGCCGGACCCCTCCCCCCTCCAAAAggcccccggggacccccccccaaaaaaaaggaGCGGGGGGAGCCCGAacccgcccctcccccacccccaaaatgggggcGGTCCGAGGAGGGGTCGGGGGGGGAggggcgaggaggaggaggaggaggaggaagaggaggaagagaccCCAGGGAGGAAGG catcccccgcgccgctcccctcccccccgccagggggcgccccCGCGGAGCCCCCCCGAGcctcggccccgccccctcctcccGCCGACCAATCAGCGAGCGCGGCGGGCGCCGACGGACAGG tgtgggagcTGCTGTACTGGCGCGTCCCCCACCGCTCGGCGCTGGCCTTGCTGGTGTCACTGGTGTTGCTGGGCTCCCTGTCCCGCTTCAGCGCCGTCGCCGTGGTGGCACACGCGGCGCTGGCCGTGCTGGCTGTCACCGTCCCCCTGCGCCTGCGCCAGGTGGCCCTGAGGGCGCTGAGGCCATCGACCACGGAGAGCCCGGCCAG gaggACAGAGCCCctcagtgaggagcagcagcagcgctggGCGCGGTGCCTGGCCCGGCACACGGTGGCGGCCGCCCGCACCCTCACCCGACTCTTCCTGGTGCACAGCGTCCCCGAGTCCCTCAag TTCGCCTTCCTGTTCTACCTGCTGACCTACGTGGGGGCCGCCTGCAACGGGGTGACACTGCTGGCAGCGG GTGTCATCAGCGCCTTCACCTTCCCCATGCTCTACCGGCGCCACCAG GCCCAGATCGATCAACACCTGAGCCTGGCTCGGAGCCACCTGAGCCACCTGCGAGCCAG GGTCCTGGCCAAGCTGCCAAGTGCCAAAGTGAAGCCGCAGTGA